A genomic window from Streptomyces sp. WMMC940 includes:
- a CDS encoding HAD-IIA family hydrolase produces the protein MAERKPIESWLTDMDGVLIHEGVPIPGADSFIKKLRESEKPFLVLTNNSIYTPRDLHARLARMGLDVPIENIWTSALATAKFLDDQRPGGTAYAIGEAGLTTALHEIGYVLTDQDPDYVVLGETRTYSFEALTKAIRLINGGARFISTNPDETGPSAEGPLPATGSVAALITKATGKDPYFVGKPNPLMMRAGLNAIGAHSESSAMIGDRMDTDVLAGLEAGMETFLVLTGLTAPADIDRHPFRPSKVVDSIADLVDRI, from the coding sequence ATGGCAGAGCGCAAGCCGATCGAATCCTGGCTCACCGACATGGACGGTGTCCTCATCCACGAGGGCGTGCCGATCCCGGGCGCCGACTCCTTCATCAAGAAGCTCCGGGAGAGCGAGAAACCGTTCCTCGTCCTCACCAACAACTCCATCTACACCCCGCGTGACCTGCATGCCCGGCTGGCGCGGATGGGTCTGGACGTGCCGATCGAGAACATCTGGACGTCCGCGCTGGCCACCGCCAAGTTCCTGGACGACCAGCGCCCCGGCGGTACGGCGTACGCCATCGGCGAGGCGGGGCTGACCACCGCCCTGCACGAGATCGGGTACGTCCTCACCGACCAGGATCCCGACTACGTGGTCCTCGGCGAGACCCGCACGTACAGCTTCGAGGCGCTGACGAAGGCGATCCGGCTGATCAACGGCGGAGCCCGCTTCATCAGCACCAACCCGGACGAGACCGGGCCGTCCGCCGAGGGCCCGCTCCCCGCGACCGGATCGGTCGCCGCGCTGATCACCAAGGCCACGGGCAAGGACCCGTACTTCGTGGGCAAGCCGAATCCGCTGATGATGCGGGCGGGTCTGAACGCCATCGGGGCCCACTCCGAGTCCAGCGCGATGATCGGCGACCGGATGGACACCGATGTGCTCGCGGGGCTCGAGGCGGGTATGGAGACCTTCCTCGTGCTGACCGGTCTGACGGCGCCCGCGGACATCGACCGCCACCCCTTCAGGCCCTCCAAGGTGGTCGACTCCATCGCGGACCTCGTGGACCGGATCTGA
- a CDS encoding class F sortase: MPSGDEAPPGSGRLLTGVAWAILLMGLWLWGREASDGAGGSSAPTTGDVAAVGRPLGVPLPPAREPLAPAGPTKVDIPSLGVSAPVVARGLDNTGAVEPPPFATPDAVGWFGTGTRPGAEGAALFVGHVDTRTEPAVFYGLSAARPGETVKVTRTDGSVAVFTIEDVQVVSRDRFDARKVYGAHHPGRAELRLITCGGTYDRKTASYTANVVVSAYLTDARGV; encoded by the coding sequence GTGCCCTCCGGAGACGAGGCGCCTCCGGGCAGCGGGCGGCTGCTCACCGGCGTGGCCTGGGCGATCCTGCTGATGGGCCTGTGGCTCTGGGGCCGTGAGGCCAGCGACGGTGCCGGGGGCTCCTCGGCCCCCACCACGGGGGACGTGGCGGCGGTGGGCCGTCCGCTCGGCGTACCGCTGCCGCCCGCCCGGGAGCCGCTGGCACCCGCCGGACCCACCAAGGTGGACATTCCTTCGCTAGGGGTCTCGGCCCCCGTCGTCGCCCGCGGCCTGGACAACACGGGCGCGGTCGAACCGCCGCCGTTCGCCACCCCGGACGCCGTCGGCTGGTTCGGCACCGGGACCCGGCCCGGTGCCGAGGGCGCGGCGCTGTTCGTCGGCCACGTCGACACCAGGACCGAGCCGGCGGTCTTCTACGGCCTCAGCGCGGCCCGCCCCGGCGAGACGGTCAAGGTGACCCGGACCGACGGCTCGGTCGCCGTCTTCACCATCGAGGACGTCCAGGTCGTCAGCCGGGACCGGTTCGACGCCCGCAAGGTGTACGGGGCGCACCACCCGGGCCGGGCCGAACTCCGGCTCATCACCTGCGGTGGCACCTACGACAGGAAGACCGCTTCGTACACGGCGAACGTCGTGGTGTCCGCCTACCTCACGGACGCGCGCGGCGTCTGA
- a CDS encoding glycoside hydrolase family 6 protein: protein MYGSRVGRARWTAAAMGAVLLVAGCSSSDGDGDKPAAQQPKATDPYWVNPEGNAAKQVASYLDDGDSASAELIKKIAAQPMGEWIGPDDPEGEARKYTKAAAKADRDALLVLYNIPHRDCGQFSKGGASDGDAYRAWVDKVAKGIGDRRATVVLEPDAVLHLVDGCTPKEYHQERYDLLKGAIERLGRLPATKVYLDAGNAGWADPGSLPDPLRRAGIDQADGFAVNVSNFQTTEASKDFGRKLSAMVGGKHFVIDTSRNGNGPYTQGDPKENWCNPPGRALGEKPTTKTGDPLVDAYLWVKRPGESDGDCKGGPKAGDWYPEYALELARNTE from the coding sequence ATGTACGGCAGTCGAGTCGGGCGCGCCCGATGGACGGCGGCCGCGATGGGGGCCGTCCTGCTGGTGGCGGGATGTTCCTCCTCGGACGGCGACGGCGACAAGCCCGCGGCCCAGCAGCCCAAGGCGACGGATCCGTACTGGGTGAACCCCGAGGGAAACGCGGCGAAGCAGGTGGCCTCGTACCTCGACGACGGTGACAGCGCGAGCGCCGAGCTGATCAAGAAGATCGCGGCCCAGCCGATGGGCGAGTGGATCGGCCCCGACGACCCGGAGGGCGAGGCGCGGAAGTACACGAAGGCCGCCGCGAAGGCGGACCGCGACGCCCTTCTGGTCCTCTACAACATCCCGCACCGTGACTGCGGCCAGTTCTCCAAGGGCGGTGCCTCGGACGGCGACGCCTACCGCGCCTGGGTCGACAAGGTCGCCAAGGGCATCGGCGACCGCCGGGCCACCGTCGTCCTCGAACCGGACGCCGTGCTGCACCTGGTGGACGGCTGCACCCCGAAGGAGTACCACCAGGAGCGGTACGACCTGCTGAAGGGGGCCATCGAACGGCTCGGGCGACTCCCCGCGACCAAGGTCTACCTGGACGCGGGCAACGCGGGCTGGGCGGACCCGGGCTCCCTCCCGGATCCGCTGCGCCGGGCCGGCATCGACCAGGCCGACGGCTTCGCGGTCAACGTCTCCAACTTCCAGACGACCGAGGCCAGCAAGGACTTCGGCCGCAAGCTGTCCGCCATGGTCGGTGGGAAGCACTTCGTGATCGACACCAGCCGCAACGGCAACGGGCCGTACACCCAGGGCGATCCGAAGGAGAACTGGTGCAACCCGCCGGGCCGTGCCCTCGGCGAGAAGCCCACGACGAAGACCGGTGATCCGCTCGTCGACGCCTATCTGTGGGTGAAGCGGCCGGGCGAGTCCGACGGTGACTGCAAGGGTGGTCCCAAGGCCGGTGACTGGTACCCGGAGTACGCACTCGAACTGGCCCGCAACACCGAGTAG
- a CDS encoding kelch motif-containing protein — translation MSTLPVRPNHRKNRARRILIGAAVVAAIAGFNGPAMYRYGSEQYHEYKINRPEYKAANGHWDFLDVPEKYKINTIHAALLHTGKVLLIAGSGNNQKNFDAKKFESVLWDPKTNDFKHIPTPKDMFCAGHTQLPDGKLLVAGGTKRYEKLQGDVTKAGGLMIVHNEDPDKPITLPAGTKFTGKKNGKTFVSKDPVLVEKAKKVFDKATGRFLRTEAGLGRIYVEAAKSGKSYETGTEDNYRVHGLKGSDNRNVYGIAQKLALDKKDFQGIKEAFEFDPVAEKYITVDPMNEARWYPTLTTLEDGKVLSLSGLDEIGQIVPGKDEIYDPKTKKWQYTGFERRFPTYPAIFLMDNGKLFYSGSNAGYGPADVGRDPGIWDLDTNKFTKVPGLSDPDLMETSATVMLPPAQDQRFMVIGGGGVGESEKSSEKSRLVDLKDPQPRFKDGASLDKGTRYPSASLMPDDSVLVTGGSEDYRGRSGSNVLEARTYDPKTGEYTRVADPRVGRNYHSGSVLLPDGRVMIFGSDSLFGDDANTKPGVFEQRIEIYTPPYLFRGSRPEIGAGPKKIARGGSATFKSADAAKLKSAKLMRPSAVTHVTDVDQRSIALEMTRTAGGFEVTVPKNRSLVPSGWYMLFVTDGEGTPSEAVWVEVP, via the coding sequence ATGAGCACACTTCCCGTCCGGCCGAACCACCGCAAGAACCGGGCCCGGCGGATCCTGATCGGCGCGGCGGTCGTGGCGGCGATCGCCGGTTTCAACGGACCGGCGATGTACCGGTACGGCTCGGAGCAGTACCACGAGTACAAGATCAACCGGCCCGAGTACAAGGCCGCCAACGGCCACTGGGACTTCCTCGACGTCCCGGAGAAGTACAAGATCAACACGATCCACGCGGCCCTGCTCCACACCGGCAAGGTGCTGCTGATCGCGGGCTCCGGCAACAACCAGAAGAACTTCGACGCCAAGAAGTTCGAGTCCGTGCTCTGGGACCCGAAGACGAACGACTTCAAGCACATACCCACGCCCAAGGACATGTTCTGCGCCGGGCACACCCAGTTGCCCGACGGCAAGCTGCTGGTCGCGGGCGGTACCAAGCGGTACGAGAAGCTCCAGGGGGACGTCACCAAGGCCGGCGGCCTGATGATCGTCCACAACGAGGACCCGGACAAGCCGATCACCCTGCCCGCGGGCACCAAGTTCACCGGCAAGAAGAACGGCAAGACGTTCGTCTCCAAGGACCCGGTCCTCGTCGAGAAGGCGAAGAAGGTCTTCGACAAGGCGACCGGGCGCTTCCTGCGCACCGAGGCGGGACTCGGCCGGATCTACGTCGAGGCCGCGAAGTCCGGGAAGTCGTACGAGACCGGTACCGAGGACAACTACCGGGTGCACGGCCTCAAGGGCTCGGACAACCGGAACGTCTACGGCATCGCACAGAAGCTCGCCCTCGACAAGAAGGACTTCCAGGGCATCAAGGAGGCCTTCGAGTTCGACCCGGTCGCGGAGAAGTACATCACCGTCGACCCGATGAACGAGGCTCGCTGGTATCCCACGCTCACCACGCTCGAGGACGGCAAGGTCCTGTCCCTGTCCGGCCTGGACGAGATCGGCCAGATCGTCCCGGGCAAGGACGAGATCTACGACCCGAAGACGAAGAAGTGGCAGTACACCGGCTTCGAGCGGCGTTTCCCGACCTACCCGGCGATCTTCCTGATGGACAACGGGAAGCTCTTCTACTCCGGCTCCAACGCCGGATACGGTCCCGCGGACGTCGGCCGTGACCCCGGGATCTGGGACCTGGACACCAACAAGTTCACCAAGGTGCCCGGGCTGAGCGACCCGGACCTGATGGAGACCTCGGCGACCGTGATGCTGCCGCCGGCCCAGGACCAGCGGTTCATGGTCATCGGCGGCGGCGGGGTCGGCGAGTCCGAGAAGTCCAGCGAGAAGTCCCGGCTGGTCGATCTGAAGGACCCGCAGCCCCGCTTCAAGGACGGCGCCTCCCTCGACAAGGGCACGCGCTACCCGAGCGCCTCGCTGATGCCGGACGACAGCGTCCTGGTCACCGGCGGCTCCGAGGACTACCGGGGCCGCAGCGGCTCCAACGTCCTGGAGGCGCGCACCTACGACCCGAAGACGGGCGAGTACACACGTGTCGCCGACCCCCGGGTCGGCCGCAACTACCACTCGGGTTCGGTGCTGCTGCCCGACGGCCGGGTCATGATCTTCGGCTCCGACTCGCTCTTCGGCGACGACGCCAACACCAAGCCCGGCGTGTTCGAGCAGCGGATCGAGATCTACACCCCGCCCTATCTCTTCCGGGGCTCCCGGCCCGAGATCGGCGCCGGCCCGAAGAAGATCGCGCGTGGCGGCTCGGCGACGTTCAAGAGCGCGGACGCGGCGAAGCTGAAATCGGCGAAGCTGATGCGGCCCAGCGCGGTGACGCATGTGACCGATGTCGACCAGCGGTCCATCGCGCTGGAGATGACGAGGACGGCGGGCGGTTTCGAGGTCACCGTGCCGAAGAACCGCTCCCTGGTCCCGTCCGGCTGGTACATGCTGTTCGTGACGGACGGAGAGGGCACCCCGTCGGAGGCCGTCTGGGTCGAGGTCCCTTAG
- a CDS encoding glycosyltransferase family 2 protein: MTSTPNGARQQDDDPSRTTQLRVPPQLRTGGHRLRPKKALPRYDYEHYSRLAGPLTQPDPSRPYKVQYRSLLSQEPHRVRAALLLGAAPLVSLGLFAWLMQPQHWTERDPNLNDELLLWLDVVMLVSIGLIELFRTMNVLSNAHATLVARDPIPVVPESGTRVAFLTSFVPGKEPLEMVTKTLEAAVKIRHRGLMHVWLLDEGDDPAVKEVCARLGVHHFSRKGIAKWNQEKGAHRAKTKHGNYNAWLEAHGGDYDFFASVDTDHIPLPNYLERMLGYFRDPDVGFVIGPQVYGNYDTFVTKAAESQQFLFHALIQRAGNRYGAPMFVGTSNAVRISAIKQIGGLYDSITEDMATGFEMHRAKNPGTGNKWRSVYTPDVLAVGEGPSAWTDFFTQQLRWSRGTYETILKQYWKGFGTLPAGKLFNYTMMIIFYPMSALNWILAALSCALFLGMGASGVQIDPAIWMMLYGNASALQIGLYIWNRRHNVSPHEPEGSGGLAGMVMSALSAPIYARSLMDAALRRKSKFVVTPKGDSSSPDTLFGTFRIHLFFILIFGGSLVSSFWFGHDHPAMITWAGLALLITAAPIFAWRYGIREEKKKRRGRRRAKPGTDGGASEAVSPAAHEQQPQWAPADQTMQIALGGRKK; this comes from the coding sequence ATGACGTCGACGCCGAACGGCGCCCGGCAGCAGGACGACGACCCTTCCCGGACCACGCAGCTTCGGGTTCCCCCGCAGCTCAGGACGGGAGGCCATCGGTTGCGCCCCAAGAAGGCGCTGCCGAGGTACGACTACGAGCACTACAGCCGGCTGGCCGGTCCCCTGACCCAGCCGGACCCGTCGAGACCGTACAAGGTGCAGTACCGCTCGTTGCTGTCGCAGGAGCCGCACCGCGTCCGGGCCGCTCTGCTCCTCGGGGCCGCGCCGCTGGTCTCGCTGGGCCTGTTCGCCTGGCTGATGCAGCCGCAGCACTGGACGGAGCGCGACCCCAACCTGAACGACGAGCTGCTGCTGTGGCTCGACGTCGTCATGCTCGTCTCGATCGGCCTGATCGAGCTCTTCCGCACGATGAACGTCCTGTCGAACGCGCACGCGACACTCGTCGCCCGCGACCCGATACCCGTCGTGCCGGAGTCCGGCACCCGCGTCGCCTTCCTCACCTCCTTCGTGCCGGGCAAGGAACCCCTGGAGATGGTCACGAAGACGCTCGAGGCGGCCGTGAAGATCCGGCACCGCGGGCTGATGCACGTGTGGCTGCTCGACGAGGGCGACGACCCGGCCGTCAAGGAGGTCTGCGCACGGCTCGGCGTCCACCACTTCTCCCGCAAGGGCATAGCCAAGTGGAACCAGGAGAAAGGCGCCCACCGGGCCAAGACCAAGCACGGCAACTACAACGCCTGGCTCGAGGCGCACGGCGGCGACTACGACTTCTTCGCCTCCGTCGACACCGACCACATACCGCTGCCGAACTACCTGGAGCGGATGCTCGGGTACTTCCGCGACCCGGACGTCGGCTTCGTCATCGGCCCGCAGGTCTACGGCAACTACGACACCTTCGTCACCAAGGCCGCGGAATCCCAGCAGTTCCTCTTCCACGCCCTGATCCAGCGCGCCGGCAACCGCTACGGCGCCCCCATGTTCGTCGGCACCTCCAACGCCGTGCGCATCAGCGCCATCAAGCAGATCGGTGGCCTGTACGACTCGATCACCGAGGACATGGCCACCGGCTTCGAGATGCACCGGGCCAAGAACCCGGGGACCGGCAACAAGTGGCGGTCCGTCTACACCCCGGACGTCCTGGCCGTCGGTGAGGGCCCGTCCGCCTGGACCGACTTCTTCACCCAGCAGCTGCGCTGGTCCCGCGGCACGTACGAGACGATCCTCAAGCAGTACTGGAAGGGCTTCGGCACACTGCCGGCCGGCAAGCTCTTCAACTACACCATGATGATCATCTTCTACCCGATGTCGGCCCTCAACTGGATCCTGGCGGCCCTCAGCTGTGCGCTGTTCCTGGGCATGGGCGCCTCGGGCGTGCAGATCGACCCGGCCATCTGGATGATGCTGTACGGCAACGCCTCGGCCCTGCAGATCGGCCTCTACATCTGGAACCGCCGCCACAACGTGTCGCCCCACGAGCCCGAGGGCTCCGGCGGTCTGGCCGGCATGGTGATGTCCGCCCTCTCCGCGCCGATCTACGCACGCTCCCTGATGGACGCCGCGCTGCGGCGCAAGAGCAAGTTCGTGGTCACGCCCAAGGGCGACTCCTCCAGCCCGGACACGCTCTTCGGCACGTTCCGGATCCACCTCTTCTTCATCCTGATCTTCGGCGGCTCGCTCGTCTCCTCGTTCTGGTTCGGGCACGACCACCCGGCGATGATCACCTGGGCCGGCCTGGCCCTGCTGATCACGGCGGCGCCCATCTTCGCCTGGCGGTACGGGATCCGCGAGGAGAAGAAGAAGCGGAGGGGGCGGCGCCGTGCGAAGCCGGGGACGGATGGCGGGGCCTCCGAAGCCGTGTCGCCGGCCGCCCACGAGCAGCAGCCCCAGTGGGCCCCCGCGGACCAGACCATGCAGATCGCCCTTGGGGGACGTAAGAAATGA
- a CDS encoding helix-turn-helix domain-containing protein produces MANALQELVKSRLEQQGWSYGDVARRGGVPRSTVHHLATAERVTRMPQQATLEGLARGLELPLDSVRRAAAEACGIHLYFEETPGTPADPEVATLIASVQQLSPADRRHVTALVESLLRNTHRPDTGADTHTHPGTGTDTHTHPGAGTGTDTGSGPRTGHDTGTHPGTHQSTDPHPATD; encoded by the coding sequence GTGGCCAACGCACTGCAGGAATTGGTGAAGAGCCGGCTGGAGCAGCAGGGCTGGTCCTACGGCGACGTGGCCCGGCGCGGGGGCGTCCCGCGTTCCACCGTGCACCACCTGGCCACCGCCGAACGCGTCACCCGCATGCCGCAGCAGGCCACGCTCGAGGGCCTGGCCAGAGGACTGGAACTGCCCCTGGACTCCGTCCGCAGGGCCGCGGCCGAAGCCTGCGGGATCCACCTGTACTTCGAGGAGACCCCCGGCACACCCGCCGACCCCGAGGTCGCCACCCTCATCGCCAGCGTCCAGCAACTCTCCCCGGCCGACCGCCGCCACGTCACCGCACTCGTCGAATCCCTCCTGCGCAACACCCACCGACCCGACACCGGCGCAGACACCCACACCCACCCCGGCACCGGCACAGACACCCACACCCACCCCGGCGCCGGCACCGGCACAGACACCGGCTCAGGACCCCGCACGGGCCACGACACCGGCACCCACCCCGGCACCCACCAGAGCACGGACCCCCACCCCGCCACCGACTGA